A window of Phycobacter azelaicus contains these coding sequences:
- the hutG gene encoding N-formylglutamate deformylase, with protein sequence MIEVTRGASPLMLGLPHTGTDVPVEVWDRLNDTGRALADTDWHVHDLYTGLVDGVTTVRTPIHRYVIDVNRDPEGQSLYPGQNTTTLVPLTDFDGHPIWQEGAEPDAEEIARLGDLYHAPYHAALEVELRRVRDLHGFAILYDCHSIRSQIPFLFDGRLPDFNIGTNRGVTCDPDIEAQVQQRCEAARGYSSILNGRFLGGWTTRHYGHPAQGVHAIQMELAQASYCEEVPPWTYDRIRADRLREHLRHILTDLISWRPT encoded by the coding sequence ATGATCGAGGTCACGCGCGGCGCATCGCCCCTTATGCTGGGGCTACCCCATACCGGCACCGATGTCCCGGTCGAGGTCTGGGACAGACTCAACGATACAGGCCGCGCGCTGGCGGATACGGATTGGCATGTGCACGATCTTTACACCGGTCTGGTCGATGGGGTCACCACGGTGCGCACCCCTATCCATCGCTACGTGATCGACGTGAACCGCGATCCCGAAGGGCAGAGCCTTTATCCCGGTCAGAACACGACAACACTTGTGCCGCTGACCGATTTTGACGGGCACCCGATCTGGCAGGAGGGGGCGGAACCGGACGCGGAGGAAATCGCGCGGCTTGGGGATCTTTATCATGCGCCCTATCACGCTGCGTTAGAGGTCGAGCTACGCCGGGTCCGCGATTTGCATGGCTTTGCCATCCTCTATGACTGCCATTCGATCCGTAGCCAGATCCCGTTTCTGTTCGATGGACGGCTGCCGGATTTCAACATTGGCACCAATCGCGGAGTAACCTGCGATCCCGATATCGAGGCGCAGGTGCAGCAGCGGTGCGAGGCTGCCAGGGGCTATTCCTCCATCCTCAATGGCCGCTTCCTTGGTGGCTGGACCACCCGCCACTATGGCCACCCCGCGCAAGGCGTTCACGCGATCCAGATGGAACTGGCGCAGGCCAGCTACTGCGAAGAGGTCCCGCCTTGGACCTATGACCGCATCCGCGCCGACCGGCTGCGCGAACATCTTCGCCACATCCTGACAGATCTTATTTCCTGGAGGCCGACATGA
- the hutI gene encoding imidazolonepropionase has translation MMQGRSDPYGLIPDATVAVENGRIAWTGCAADLPSHFRTWETIDLEGRLLTPGLIDCHTHLVFGGDRAHEFELRLNGASYEEVARAGGGIASTVAATRAASEGDLISSALPRLDALIREGITTVEIKSGYGLDRDTELTMLRAARQLGHLRPVTITTTFLGAHAVPPEYDGRAEAYLTEICLPALRAAHAEGLVDAVDGFCENIAFSASQIDEVFQCASELGLPVKLHAEQLSHQGGTALAATRRALSVDHLEYATEADALAMAKAGSVAVILPGAFYTLRETQAPPIDLFRKHGVPMALATDCNPGSSPMTSLLMAMNMGCTLFRMTPQEALAGVTAHAARALGLRDRGRIASGLRADLAIWDVTRPAELSYRIGFNPLHETIVEGKRCSR, from the coding sequence ATGATGCAAGGAAGGTCTGACCCATATGGGCTGATCCCGGACGCGACTGTTGCCGTTGAGAACGGACGGATCGCCTGGACCGGATGCGCGGCCGATCTGCCTTCGCATTTCCGCACGTGGGAGACTATTGACCTTGAGGGGCGCCTGCTGACGCCGGGTTTAATCGATTGTCACACACACTTGGTCTTTGGCGGCGACCGCGCGCATGAGTTTGAGCTGCGGTTGAACGGTGCGTCTTATGAAGAGGTTGCAAGGGCCGGGGGCGGGATTGCGTCTACCGTTGCTGCGACCCGCGCCGCCTCGGAAGGGGATCTTATTTCCAGTGCCCTGCCGCGGCTTGATGCTCTCATCCGCGAAGGCATCACCACGGTGGAGATCAAATCCGGCTATGGCCTGGATCGCGATACCGAGTTGACCATGCTGCGTGCGGCCCGGCAATTGGGTCATTTGCGCCCGGTGACCATTACTACCACCTTTCTCGGCGCCCACGCGGTGCCGCCGGAATACGATGGGCGGGCGGAGGCCTACCTGACTGAGATCTGCTTGCCTGCACTACGCGCGGCACATGCCGAGGGATTGGTCGACGCGGTGGATGGGTTCTGCGAAAACATCGCCTTTTCCGCCTCTCAAATCGACGAGGTGTTTCAATGCGCGTCTGAGCTGGGCCTGCCGGTTAAACTCCATGCTGAGCAGCTTAGCCATCAGGGCGGAACCGCCTTGGCTGCCACGCGCCGCGCCCTGTCTGTCGACCACCTGGAATACGCAACCGAAGCAGATGCCTTAGCCATGGCCAAGGCAGGCTCTGTTGCGGTGATCCTGCCGGGAGCTTTCTATACGCTTCGTGAAACCCAGGCGCCGCCGATAGATCTATTCCGCAAGCATGGCGTGCCCATGGCGCTCGCCACCGATTGCAATCCCGGCTCTTCTCCGATGACCTCGCTTTTGATGGCTATGAACATGGGCTGCACGCTGTTCCGCATGACCCCGCAGGAGGCTTTGGCCGGGGTGACCGCCCATGCGGCCCGTGCGCTGGGGCTGCGCGACCGGGGCCGGATCGCATCGGGGCTGCGGGCTGATCTGGCGATCTGGGATGTCACGCGCCCTGCCGAGCTGTCCTATCGCATCGGGTTCAACCCGCTTCACGAAACGATTGTTGAGGGCAAGAGATGCTCCAGATAA
- the hutH gene encoding histidine ammonia-lyase, with product MLQITPGAVTLHTLETIYRGTDPLCLDPSARAGVEEAAHMVAAAAAGDEPVYGVNTGFGKLASTRIAPADTAQLQRNLILSHCCGVGEPLAADKVRLMMALKLVSLGRGASGVRWTVIEQIERMLALGVTPVVPSQGSVGASGDLAPLAHMAAVMIGEGEAIVAGVRMSGATALKQSGLEPIVLGPKEGLALINGTQFSTACALAGLFDAWRLAEASIVVAALTTDAIMGSTAPLLAEVHDLRGHAGQIDVAGEMRHLMQGSEIRDSHREGDSRVQDPYCIRCQPQVLGAALDVLRMAARTLEVEANAVTDNPLVLTEAGRIVSGGNFHAEYVGFAADQIALAIAEIGAIAQRRVALMVDPTLSHNLPPFLTPDPGLNSGFMIAEVTTAALMSENKHLANPCVTDSTPTSANQEDHVSMAAHGALRLGRMGKNLSVILGVELLCAAQGVEARAPLATSLRLQDVMRSLRSEIPPLAEDRYLAPEIETASAMIRQGRVAAAAGIEVAK from the coding sequence ATGCTCCAGATAACACCCGGTGCTGTAACGCTGCACACGCTCGAAACCATCTATCGCGGTACGGATCCCCTGTGCCTTGATCCATCTGCTCGCGCAGGGGTCGAAGAGGCGGCCCATATGGTCGCCGCCGCTGCCGCTGGTGATGAGCCAGTCTACGGCGTCAACACCGGCTTTGGAAAACTCGCCTCCACGCGGATCGCCCCTGCGGATACCGCACAACTGCAGCGCAACCTCATCCTCAGCCATTGCTGCGGGGTGGGAGAGCCGCTTGCGGCAGACAAGGTCCGGCTGATGATGGCGCTCAAACTGGTGTCGCTGGGGCGCGGTGCATCTGGCGTGCGCTGGACCGTCATAGAACAGATCGAGCGCATGCTCGCGCTTGGCGTGACGCCCGTTGTGCCCTCGCAAGGCTCTGTCGGTGCTTCGGGCGATCTGGCGCCGCTTGCTCATATGGCGGCTGTGATGATCGGAGAGGGGGAGGCGATTGTTGCAGGAGTGCGCATGTCCGGCGCCACGGCCCTGAAACAGTCTGGATTAGAGCCTATTGTCCTCGGGCCGAAAGAGGGGCTTGCCCTTATAAACGGAACCCAGTTTTCAACCGCCTGCGCCCTTGCCGGGCTGTTCGATGCCTGGCGGCTTGCCGAAGCCTCCATCGTGGTTGCGGCCCTCACCACGGATGCGATCATGGGCTCTACCGCGCCGCTATTGGCTGAGGTCCACGATCTGCGCGGCCACGCAGGGCAGATCGACGTGGCCGGTGAAATGCGTCACCTGATGCAGGGCAGCGAGATTCGTGACAGCCACCGTGAGGGAGACAGCCGGGTGCAGGATCCCTATTGCATCCGCTGCCAGCCGCAGGTTCTGGGCGCGGCGCTAGACGTTCTGCGCATGGCTGCCCGTACGCTTGAGGTGGAGGCAAACGCCGTCACAGACAATCCGTTGGTGCTGACTGAGGCTGGTCGCATCGTTTCGGGCGGGAATTTCCATGCCGAATATGTGGGATTTGCCGCCGATCAGATTGCGCTGGCCATCGCCGAAATCGGCGCCATCGCGCAGCGCCGCGTTGCACTGATGGTGGACCCGACCTTGTCCCATAACCTGCCGCCCTTCCTGACGCCCGATCCGGGGCTCAATTCTGGCTTCATGATCGCCGAGGTGACGACGGCCGCCCTGATGAGCGAGAACAAACACCTTGCAAACCCGTGTGTGACCGATTCAACGCCCACCTCAGCCAACCAGGAGGATCACGTCTCCATGGCGGCCCATGGCGCGCTGCGGCTGGGGCGAATGGGGAAGAACCTGTCGGTGATCCTCGGGGTCGAATTGCTTTGTGCTGCTCAAGGGGTCGAGGCGCGCGCGCCACTGGCGACCTCCTTGCGTTTGCAGGATGTAATGCGGAGTTTGCGTTCCGAGATCCCTCCGCTTGCCGAGGATCGCTACCTTGCGCCCGAAATCGAAACGGCCAGCGCCATGATCCGCCAAGGCCGCGTCGCGGCAGCGGCGGGCATCGAGGTTGCAAAATGA
- a CDS encoding formimidoylglutamate deiminase, producing MQTIFARQARLPGGWVQDLRLRIENGAIAALQPDSTSQDGDTRVDTLLPGMANLHSHSFQRAMAGMTEHRAPGKDSFWTWRDLMYRFVEKLTPDHIEAIAALTFMEMLEAGFTSVGEFHYLHHRPGGARYADPTELSQRVFAAAMETGIGLTHLPVLYSYGGAGQQPLSGGQLRFGNSVDSFVALLENTRAAARRNMPADTVVGLAPHSLRATCPEELIKAISLQEGAPLHIHIAEQPAEVRAIQDWLGGRPVEWLLENTPVDSSWCLIHATHMTGKETQQMAQSGAVAGLCPITEANLGDGPFNGPDFLGNDGRFGIGSDSNVRISLPEELRMLEYSQRLRHMARNVMIHEAGSVGASLFLGGAQGGALALGRDSGQIEVGGLADLIAIDSDRPSLCALPPSQLLDGFCFAAGDDAVTDVWSAGRHKVRQGRHASRDSIVATYKHCISDLCAAL from the coding sequence ATGCAAACAATTTTTGCGCGGCAGGCCCGCCTTCCTGGCGGATGGGTACAAGACCTACGCCTGAGGATTGAGAACGGCGCCATTGCGGCGCTGCAGCCGGACAGCACATCGCAGGACGGCGATACCCGGGTCGACACGCTGTTGCCGGGGATGGCAAACCTGCATTCACACAGCTTTCAACGCGCCATGGCCGGAATGACCGAACATCGCGCCCCAGGAAAAGACAGCTTCTGGACCTGGCGTGATCTGATGTATCGCTTTGTCGAAAAACTCACCCCCGACCATATCGAGGCGATTGCAGCCCTAACCTTCATGGAGATGCTGGAGGCCGGTTTTACTTCGGTGGGGGAATTCCACTACCTGCATCATCGACCAGGGGGAGCACGCTATGCGGACCCTACCGAGTTGAGCCAACGTGTCTTTGCGGCAGCCATGGAAACCGGCATTGGCCTGACCCATCTGCCGGTGCTCTACTCCTATGGCGGCGCAGGGCAACAGCCACTGTCCGGCGGGCAGCTTCGGTTCGGCAATTCCGTGGATAGTTTCGTAGCCCTACTGGAGAACACACGCGCAGCCGCCCGACGCAACATGCCCGCTGATACGGTTGTCGGCCTCGCGCCCCACTCCCTGCGGGCAACCTGCCCGGAAGAGTTGATCAAGGCGATCTCGCTGCAAGAGGGCGCCCCCCTTCACATCCACATAGCCGAGCAACCCGCTGAAGTGCGCGCTATCCAGGATTGGCTCGGGGGGCGCCCGGTTGAATGGCTGCTGGAAAATACACCGGTCGACAGCAGTTGGTGCCTGATCCATGCCACCCATATGACGGGCAAAGAAACGCAGCAAATGGCACAGTCTGGAGCCGTCGCGGGCCTGTGCCCCATCACCGAGGCCAATCTCGGGGATGGCCCCTTCAATGGGCCGGATTTTCTGGGCAATGACGGACGCTTTGGCATTGGTTCGGATTCGAATGTGCGTATCTCACTACCTGAAGAGCTGCGCATGTTGGAGTATTCCCAACGTTTGCGCCACATGGCCCGCAACGTGATGATCCATGAGGCCGGATCTGTTGGCGCATCGCTTTTTCTTGGCGGGGCTCAAGGTGGGGCACTGGCTTTGGGCCGCGACAGCGGGCAGATCGAAGTTGGCGGCCTGGCTGATCTCATCGCCATTGACAGCGACCGGCCATCACTATGTGCGCTTCCACCCTCTCAGCTTCTGGACGGTTTCTGCTTTGCGGCCGGGGACGATGCGGTCACCGATGTCTGGAGCGCCGGGCGCCACAAGGTGCGACAGGGCAGACATGCTTCCCGCGACAGCATCGTGGCAACGTATAAGCACTGCATATCGGATCTCTGCGCTGCACTTTAG
- a CDS encoding choice-of-anchor L domain-containing protein, whose product MPVASELSIETAASAMQMADAMFGSGITITGASHTGVQGASGIYSNGDTVAPGLTPSDSGVILSTGNAQDVTNSSGDVNTSARTTTRLGSAGDDDLTALAGAQTFVAAVFEAEFIPAGSTQTMQFVFSSEEYLEWVGTGGNDVVGVWVNGEQADMTIGTGDISIDNINDEANKNLYVDNHQNYDVYNTEMDGFTITLILTAPVNPGEANTIKIGIADAGDDRYDSNLLIAGDSIQTALVAGDDAVTVTEGETETLDVLSNDTRMPGATLTVTHINGQPVALGSTVTLANGEQVTLNTDGTFTVARQADVDGPETTTFTYTVAENLGDTDTGVVEMTTVPRFVAGTLIDTLGGPIPVESLKLGAQVRTRDHGFQPLGWTDRSARVAEGGDAPAVFAVGALGAHDEIELSPCHRVLVASNLADLIFGSAQVLIKAKDLNNGTAIRRHADGNAVTYVHLLFDQHEIVCGNGLFSESYHPGCETLEGFDADARAEILQVIGGDLVAFGPAARPALRAYEAELLFRAA is encoded by the coding sequence ATGCCAGTCGCTTCTGAATTGTCGATCGAAACCGCCGCTTCGGCCATGCAAATGGCGGATGCCATGTTTGGCAGCGGCATTACGATCACCGGCGCCAGCCATACCGGCGTTCAGGGTGCCTCGGGTATCTATTCAAACGGCGACACGGTAGCACCTGGTCTAACCCCGTCTGACAGCGGTGTGATACTGTCAACGGGCAACGCTCAGGATGTGACCAACAGTAGTGGAGACGTGAACACGAGTGCGCGCACCACAACCCGTCTCGGCTCAGCTGGAGATGACGATCTCACAGCCTTGGCGGGCGCGCAAACCTTTGTCGCAGCAGTTTTCGAAGCCGAGTTCATACCCGCCGGTTCTACCCAGACCATGCAGTTCGTCTTCTCCTCGGAGGAGTATCTTGAATGGGTCGGCACGGGGGGCAACGATGTTGTTGGCGTCTGGGTCAACGGTGAACAGGCCGACATGACCATTGGGACGGGTGATATTTCGATCGACAACATCAACGATGAAGCGAACAAGAACCTCTATGTCGACAACCACCAGAACTATGACGTCTACAATACCGAAATGGACGGGTTCACCATCACGCTGATCCTGACAGCCCCTGTGAATCCTGGTGAGGCCAACACGATCAAGATTGGGATCGCCGACGCTGGAGATGACAGATACGATTCCAACCTGCTGATTGCGGGAGACTCAATCCAGACGGCGTTGGTTGCCGGGGATGATGCGGTCACCGTGACAGAGGGTGAAACCGAAACGCTGGATGTGTTAAGCAATGATACGCGGATGCCTGGGGCCACGCTGACCGTCACCCACATCAATGGCCAACCCGTAGCGCTGGGCAGTACCGTGACTCTTGCGAACGGAGAGCAGGTAACGCTTAACACGGATGGCACCTTCACGGTCGCGAGGCAGGCGGATGTGGACGGCCCTGAGACGACCACTTTTACCTATACCGTGGCGGAAAATCTGGGAGATACGGACACCGGCGTCGTGGAAATGACCACTGTGCCCCGTTTCGTCGCGGGAACACTCATCGATACTCTTGGGGGACCGATCCCTGTAGAGAGCCTCAAGCTGGGCGCGCAAGTGCGCACTCGCGACCACGGATTCCAGCCGCTGGGCTGGACCGATCGTAGTGCGCGCGTCGCCGAGGGAGGGGATGCGCCAGCAGTGTTCGCGGTCGGTGCCTTGGGCGCGCATGACGAAATAGAGCTTTCGCCGTGTCATCGCGTCCTTGTGGCATCGAACCTAGCTGATTTAATCTTTGGATCAGCACAGGTTCTGATAAAGGCCAAGGATCTGAACAACGGTACGGCCATTCGCAGACACGCTGACGGGAATGCGGTGACCTATGTCCACCTGCTTTTTGACCAACATGAGATTGTATGTGGCAATGGGCTGTTCAGCGAAAGCTATCACCCCGGGTGCGAAACCTTGGAGGGTTTTGACGCCGACGCGCGGGCGGAAATCCTGCAGGTGATCGGGGGGGACCTAGTCGCCTTTGGTCCCGCAGCGCGTCCCGCGTTGAGAGCATATGAGGCGGAGTTGCTGTTCCGGGCCGCCTGA
- a CDS encoding GntR family transcriptional regulator, translating to MQSEKKTTYQDVRDEVLRRIQGRIWDQGSLLPTEQELSVEFGCARATVNRALRELAERGIIDRKRKSGTRVTTAPVKQARLEISVTRHQVEETNASYRYRLVSREIVQAPDWLAAQMGLPAQARVLHLTCMHYADNRPFQYETRWINIDAVPDVDTADFSATGPNEWLLARVPFSDAEIALSSVAATADIASFLGAKEGTPLFLMERSTWFQGQPVTFVRLHFHEGYRMRTRY from the coding sequence TTGCAATCCGAAAAAAAGACCACATACCAGGATGTAAGGGACGAGGTCCTGCGTCGCATTCAGGGCCGGATCTGGGATCAGGGCAGCCTTCTGCCGACTGAGCAGGAGCTGTCAGTAGAGTTCGGCTGCGCCCGTGCAACCGTCAACCGGGCCTTGCGGGAGCTGGCCGAGCGCGGGATCATCGACCGCAAACGCAAAAGCGGCACCCGTGTTACAACAGCGCCAGTGAAACAGGCGCGGCTGGAAATCAGCGTCACCCGGCATCAGGTTGAAGAGACAAACGCCAGCTATCGCTACAGGCTGGTGAGCCGCGAAATCGTGCAAGCTCCCGATTGGCTTGCCGCGCAAATGGGGCTGCCCGCGCAGGCGCGGGTACTGCATCTGACTTGTATGCATTATGCAGACAACCGCCCCTTTCAGTATGAAACCCGCTGGATAAATATCGACGCCGTTCCGGACGTTGACACGGCAGATTTCAGCGCGACCGGGCCGAATGAGTGGCTGCTGGCACGGGTGCCATTTTCCGATGCGGAGATTGCCTTATCCTCGGTCGCCGCAACGGCCGATATCGCTTCATTTCTGGGCGCCAAGGAGGGCACGCCCCTGTTTCTAATGGAGCGAAGCACCTGGTTTCAGGGTCAGCCTGTGACCTTTGTGCGTCTGCATTTTCATGAAGGATACCGGATGCGGACTCGCTATTGA
- a CDS encoding transporter substrate-binding domain-containing protein gives MSIVLILWAQAITAQTLTVNTVTRPPFSMVENGEDTGFSIELVDALAERLGWTYQINRTNTFGEMLEGVRSGEADMAAANISITASRETEMDFSQPVFESGLQIMVHAEDVRPPSLLRAMLSWDLAAAVGLAFLVLFGGGMLMWVFERRAQPYFDRPLNEAWFPSFWWALNLVVNGGFEERVPRTPIGRMFGVLLVISSLFVVSVFVAKITTAMTVEAITGKVNSVNDLYGQRVGTITGSTAAGFLQRRDIDYYDFTGLSELIEAFEVRDIDAVVFDAPVLNYYVNHQGEAHGRTIGASFLRENYGLLFPQGSPHTEEVNRVLLALQEDGTYDQIYKRWFGNTK, from the coding sequence ATGTCAATCGTGCTCATCCTGTGGGCGCAAGCGATCACAGCGCAGACGCTGACGGTCAACACGGTGACACGCCCGCCGTTTTCGATGGTTGAAAACGGTGAAGATACCGGTTTTTCGATCGAGCTTGTTGATGCGCTGGCAGAGCGTCTGGGCTGGACCTATCAGATCAACCGCACCAACACTTTCGGCGAGATGCTGGAGGGCGTGCGCAGCGGTGAGGCTGATATGGCTGCGGCGAATATCTCGATCACGGCGTCCCGTGAAACCGAGATGGACTTCAGCCAGCCGGTATTCGAAAGCGGTCTGCAGATCATGGTTCATGCCGAGGATGTCCGCCCTCCATCCTTGTTGCGGGCCATGCTCTCCTGGGATCTGGCCGCTGCCGTTGGTCTTGCTTTTTTGGTACTCTTTGGCGGCGGCATGCTGATGTGGGTGTTCGAGCGCCGTGCCCAGCCCTATTTCGACCGTCCCCTGAACGAGGCCTGGTTTCCGTCCTTCTGGTGGGCCCTGAACCTTGTTGTGAATGGCGGCTTTGAAGAGCGCGTACCGCGTACCCCCATCGGTCGGATGTTTGGGGTGCTATTGGTGATTTCTTCGCTGTTTGTCGTTTCGGTCTTTGTTGCCAAGATCACCACCGCAATGACGGTGGAGGCGATCACCGGAAAGGTGAATTCCGTCAACGATCTTTACGGGCAACGTGTTGGCACGATTACGGGCTCGACCGCAGCCGGTTTCCTGCAGCGACGGGATATCGACTATTATGATTTCACCGGACTATCGGAACTCATTGAGGCCTTTGAGGTGCGGGATATCGATGCGGTCGTCTTTGATGCGCCGGTTTTGAACTACTATGTCAACCATCAGGGAGAGGCGCATGGGCGCACCATTGGCGCTTCGTTCCTGCGTGAGAACTATGGTCTGTTGTTCCCGCAAGGCTCTCCGCATACCGAAGAGGTAAACCGCGTGCTGCTCGCGCTCCAGGAAGATGGAACCTACGATCAGATCTACAAGCGCTGGTTCGGCAACACCAAGTAG